Proteins encoded in a region of the Phalacrocorax carbo chromosome 15, bPhaCar2.1, whole genome shotgun sequence genome:
- the GAL3ST1 gene encoding galactosylceramide sulfotransferase, translated as MLHHGKNWKSMCKGLVLGTLLTSFMLLLYSYAVPPLQVSMTEVPVPSSCSSYPAPGKAPAAANSTGSPSGRSCLPKLNIMFMKTHKTASSTILNILFRFGEKHHLKFAFPNGRNDFYYPSFFERSQVQHYQPGACFNIICNHMRFHYEEVRRLLPADTTFMTVLRDPAYLFESSFHYFGRVIPLTWKLTGEDKLAEFLRDPWRYYDPNGFNAHYLQNLLFFDLGYDNNMNADSPLVEEHIQEIDRRFHLVMLLEYFDESLVLLKDLLCWQLEDVLYFKLNARKGSTISRLTPELYEKATSWNLIDAKLYRYFNATFWRKVEAYGRERMAKDVAELQQENEKMKSICIDGGHAVDASAIQESSMQPWQPLGEKSILGYNLKKKINKKHQKLCRKMLTPEIQYLTDLGVNLWITKLWSHVRDFLKW; from the exons ATGCTGCACCATGGGAAGAACTGGAAGTCCATGTGCAAGGGGCTTGTCCTGGGGACCCTCCTGACCAGCTTCATGCTGCTGCTCTACTCCTACGCTGTCCCCCCGTTGCAAGTCAGCATGACAGA ggtccctgtcccctcctcctgctcctcctacCCAGCCCCTGGCaaggcaccagcagcagccaacagcacaggcagcccctcGGGACGAAGCTGCCTGCCCAAACTGAACATCATGTTCATGAAGACACACAAGACAGCCAGCAGCACCATCCTCAACATCCTTTTCCGCTTCGGGGAGAAGCATCATTTGAAATTCGCCTTCCCCAATGGCCGCAACGACTTCTACTACCCCTCCTTCTTTGAGCGCAGCCAGGTGCAGCACTACCAGCCAGGCGCATGCTTCAACATCATCTGCAACCACATGCGCTTCCACTACGAGGAGGTGCGCAGGCTCCTGCCAGCGGACACCACCTTCATGACGGTGCTGCGGGACCCTGCCTACCTCTTCGAGTCCTCTTTCCACTACTTTGGGCGCGTCATCCCCCTCACTTGGAAGTTGACAGGGGAGGACAAGCTGGCGGAGTTCCTCCGGGACCCCTGGCGCTACTACGACCCCAATGGGTTCAATGCTCACTACCTCCAAAACCTCCTTTTCTTTGACTTGGGCTACGACAACAACATGAATGCCGACAGCCCGCTGGTGGAGGAGCACATCCAGGAGATAGATCGCCGTTTTCACCTCGTCATGTTGCTCGAGTACTTTGACGAGTCCCTGGTGCTGCTGAAGGActtgctgtgctggcagctggaggaTGTCCTCTACTTCAAGCTCAATGCCCGGAAGGGCTCCACTATCTCCCGTCTGACACCTGAGCTCTATGAGAAGGCCACCTCCTGGAACCTCATTGATGCTAAGCTCTACCGCTATTTTAATGCCACCTTCTGGCGTAAGGTGGAGGCCTACGGGAGGGAGCGGATGGCCAAGGAtgtggctgagctgcagcaggagaatgAGAAGATGAAGAGCATCTGCATCGATGGGGGACACGCCGTGGATGCCAGTGCCATCCAAGAGTCCTCCATGCAACCCTGGCAGCCGCTGGGGGAGAAGTCCATCCTGGGCTACAACTTGAAGAAGAAGATCAACAAGAAGCACCAGAAGCTGTGCCGCAAGATGCTGACGCCCGAAATCCAGTACCTGACTGACCTGGGGGTCAATCTCTGGATCACCAAGCTGTGGAGCCACGTGCGGGACTTCTTGAAGTGGTAG
- the PES1 gene encoding pescadillo homolog: MGGLEKKKYERGSATNYITRNRARKKLQLSLPDFRRLCILKGIYPHEPKHKKKVNKGSTAARTFYLLKDIKFLLHEPIVNKFREYKVFVRKLRKAYGKSEWSTVDRLKDNKPTYKLDHIVKERYPTFIDALRDLDDALSMCFLFSTFPRTGKCHVQTIQLCRRLAVEFLNYVIASRSLRKVFLSIKGIYYQAEVLGQPITWITPYTFAHDHPTDVDYRVMATFTEFYTTLLGFVNFRLYHSLNLLYPPKIDGQADVELKPAEGKEYAMDSESYLEKLSALSASLARVVAPTHEDEVEMDEFPVEGETAEQMDARKKEQEALEKHKKLFEGLRFFLNREVPREPLTFVIRCFGGQVSWDKSLCIGATYDVSDPSITHQIVDRPRVEKQVVGRYYLQPQWVFDSINAKLCLPVADYFPGVLLPPHLSPFVTEQEGDYVPPEKLKLLALQRGENPDEESEEEDEEEEEEEDDDKEEEEDESEKEEEMKLKKMEEQKTQSNKALPVKVTAGKLRLEDKQRLEQEQQSEEKRLAIMMMKKREKYLYKKIMFGKKRKVREANKLAAKRKAHDTALKEEKKKSKKARRA; encoded by the exons atgggggggctggagaaaaagaag TACGAGCGGGGATCCGCCACCAACTACATCACCCGCAACAGGGCGCGgaagaagctgcagctgagcctgCCCGACTTCAG GCGCCTCTGCATCCTGAAGGGGATTTACCCCCATGAGCCCAAGCACAAGAAGAAGGTGAACAAAGGCTCCACCGCAGCCAGGACCTTCTACCTCCTCAAGGATATCAAATTTCTCCTTCACGAGCCTATTGTCAACAAGTTCCGGGAGTATAAG GTGTTTGTCCGGAAGCTCCGGAAGGCATATGGGAAGAGCGAGTGGAGCACCGTAGACCGGCTGAAGGACAACAAGCCCACCTACAAGCTTGACCACATCGTGAAGGAGCG GTACCCAACCTTCATAGACGCGCTGCGGGACCTGGATGATGCCCTCTCCATGTGCTTCCTCTTCTCTACCTTCCCACGGACAGGCAAGTGCCACGTCCAGACCATCCAGCTCTGCCGGCGCCTGGCTGTGGAGTTCCTCAATTACGTCATTGCGTCCCGCTCCCTGCGCAAG GTCTTCCTCTCCATCAAGGGCATCTACTACCAGGCCGAGGTGCTGGGGCAGCCCATCACCTGGATCACCCCTTACACCTTCGCCCATGAT caccccacaGACGTGGATTACCGTGTGATGGCCACCTTCACCGAGTTTTACACCACCCTCCTGGGCTTTGTCAACTTTCGCCTCTACCACTCCCTCAACCTGCTCTACCCCCCCAAG ATCGATGGCCAGGCTGATGTTGAGCTGAAGCCTGCGGAGGGCAAGGAGTACGCCATGGATTCGGAGAGCTACCTGGAG AAACTGTCGGCTCTGAGTGCCAGCCTGGCTCGTGTGGTGGCACCAACCCATGAGGATGAGGTGGAGATGGATGAGTTCCCAGTGGAGGGG gagacAGCAGAGCAGATGGATGcgaggaagaaggagcaggaggcCCTGGAGAAGCACAAAAAGCTGTTTGAAGGGCTGCGCTTCTTCCTCAACAGGGAGGTGCCTCGAGAGCCACTGACCTTTGTCATCCG GTGCTTTGGTGGCCAGGTCTCCTGGGACAAGTCCCTGTGCATTGGTGCCACTTACGACGTTAGCGACCCCTCCATCACCCACCAGATTGTGGACCGGCCTCGGGTGGAGAAGCAGGTTGTTGGCAG GTATTACCTGCAGCCACAGTGGGTCTTCGACTCCATCAATGCCAAGCTGTGCCTCCCCGTGGCTGACTATTTCCCTGGCGTGCTGCTGCCCCCACACCTCTCGCCCTTCGTGACGGAGCAGGAAGGAGACTACGTCCCTCCTGAGAAGCTGAAGCTGCTGGCCTTGCAGAGGGGCGAGAACCCAG ATGAAGAGAGTGAAGAAGAggatgaagaagaggaggaagaggaggacgatgataaagaagaggaggaagatgagtctgaaaaggaagaggagatgaAATTAAAGAAGATGGAAGAGCAGAAGACTCAGAGCAACAAG GCGCTTCCTGTGAAGGTGACCGCTGGCAAGCTGCGGCTGGAGGACAAGCAGCgcctggagcaggagcagcaaagCGAGGAGAAGCGTCTGGCTATCATGATGatgaagaaaagggagaagtaCCTCTACAAGAAGATCATGTTTGGCAAGAAGCGCAAAGTCCGAGAG GCAAACAAACTCGCTGCGAAGAGGAAAGCCCACGACACTGCTctcaaagaggagaaaaagaaaagcaagaaggcGCGACGGGCATGA
- the MTFP1 gene encoding mitochondrial fission process protein 1, protein MGATEPDLYRDTWVRYLGYANEVGESFRSLVPVSVVWASYGVATAYVTADAIDKGRRAAMAHTQDPTQATRVGVAVVDTFVWQSLASVAIPGITINRLCAASLALLGALTRWPLPLRRWTTTALGLAAIPLIITPIDRSVDFLMDSSLRKLYGTPGQPPAPH, encoded by the exons ATGGGGGCGACGGAGCCGGATCTGTATCGGGACACGTGGGTCCGGTACCTGG GTTATGCCAACGAGGTGGGCGAGTCCTTCCGCTCACTGGTGCCGGTGTCAGTGGTGTGGGCCAGCTACGGCGTGGCCACTGCATATGTGACCGCCGATGCCATCGATAAGGGCCGGAGAGCTGCCATG GCCCACACGCAGGACCCCACACAGGCCACGCGGGTAGGGGTGGCTGTGGTGGACACCTTCGTCTGGCAGAGCCTGGCCTCGGTGGCCATCCCCGGCATCACCATCAACCGTCTCTGCGCCGCCTCgctggctctgctgggtgcCCTCACCCGCTGGCCCCTGCCCCTCCGCCGGTGGACCACCACCgccctggggctggctgccATCCCCCTCATCATCACCCCTATCGACAG GTCCGTGGATTTTCTGATGGACTCCAGCCTCCGCAAGCTCTATGGGACACCAGGacagcccccggccccgcactGA